In Bacillus sp. DX3.1, the following proteins share a genomic window:
- a CDS encoding MBL fold metallo-hydrolase, whose protein sequence is MERLQVGEIQVTWLSGGNTHLDGGAMFGVVPKVLWSRKYKHNDTNHICLRTDPLLLQTKDGNMLIDSGIGNNKMNGKMKRNQGVTEESSVEQSLSKLGLKNEDIDYVLMTHLHFDHASGLTKWEDDKLVPTFPNAKIYVSQTEWNEMRDPNIRSRNTYWKENWEPIVQQVVTFSEEIHVTDEVKMVHTGGHSDGHAVIVVQSKEETLLHLADLLPTHAHQNVLWVMAYDDYPMTSIEHKQKWIKYGTEQKAWFTFYHDAYYRAVKWDEEGTMVEKVERKEADVPSEV, encoded by the coding sequence ATGGAACGTTTACAAGTGGGAGAAATACAAGTGACATGGTTAAGCGGAGGAAATACGCATTTAGATGGAGGAGCGATGTTCGGCGTTGTACCGAAAGTGCTTTGGTCACGCAAATATAAACATAATGATACAAATCATATTTGTTTACGAACAGATCCATTGTTATTACAAACGAAAGATGGAAATATGCTGATTGATTCAGGCATAGGAAACAATAAAATGAATGGGAAGATGAAGCGAAATCAAGGAGTGACAGAAGAATCATCGGTTGAACAGTCACTTAGCAAGCTTGGCCTGAAAAATGAAGATATTGATTATGTGCTAATGACGCATCTTCATTTTGATCATGCATCAGGCTTAACAAAATGGGAAGATGATAAGCTTGTTCCAACATTTCCAAATGCAAAAATATATGTGTCACAAACGGAATGGAATGAAATGAGAGATCCTAATATTCGTTCGCGAAATACATATTGGAAGGAAAATTGGGAGCCAATTGTGCAGCAAGTCGTTACTTTCTCAGAGGAGATTCATGTGACGGATGAAGTAAAAATGGTACATACAGGTGGTCACAGCGATGGACATGCTGTTATTGTTGTTCAAAGTAAGGAAGAAACGTTGCTACATTTAGCGGATCTTTTACCAACGCATGCCCATCAAAATGTACTGTGGGTTATGGCGTACGATGATTATCCAATGACATCAATTGAACATAAGCAAAAATGGATAAAGTATGGCACGGAGCAAAAGGCATGGTTTACATTTTACCATGATGCTTATTACCGGGCTGTGAAATGGGACGAGGAAGGAACTATGGTAGAGAAGGTAGAGCGAAAAGAAGCGGATGTACCAAGTGAAGTGTAA